A stretch of Coccidioides posadasii str. Silveira chromosome 2, complete sequence DNA encodes these proteins:
- a CDS encoding uncharacterized protein (EggNog:ENOG410PK3K~COG:O), producing MEAKARIRARIEADKAERRAKAEREKAEREGRSVAPSAVAAPAAAAPPKPSSAYTETRLRLQAPSGNVMKTFHVDTTLFEVAAALNQETGLEVQSFTQNFPKKVFDSEYFGETLKELGLVPSASLIVK from the coding sequence ATGGAAGCTAAGGCACGAATCAGAGCCCGAATCGAGGCCGACAAAGCAGAGAGACGTGCCaaagcagagagagagaaggcaGAGCGGGAAGGTCGATCTGTAGCTCCCTCCGCTGTCGCCGCCCCAGCTGCCGCGGCTCCTCCAAAACCTTCATCAGCGTACACGGAAACTAGATTACGACTTCAAGCTCCATCTGGAAATGTGATGAAAACGTTCCATGTTGACACGACCCTATTTGAAGTTGCGGCTGCGTTAAACCAAGAGACTGGGCTAGAAGTTCAGAGCTTCACCCAAAATTTCCCAAAGAAGGTGTTTGATAGTGAATATTTTGGGGAAACGCTGAAGGAACTCGGTCTGGTGCCTAGCGCCAGCCTGATCGTCAAATAG
- the RAD52 gene encoding DNA repair protein rad52 (EggNog:ENOG410PHXY~COG:L~BUSCO:4134at33183), producing MPAPGDQHRSYSANVNAANPFEIPQQHTNEYTAQEIATLQSRLDKRLGPEYISSRAGPGGKRVHYLSADKCINLANEVFGFNGWSSAIQNIQIDFVDEHPKSGKVSLGLSVIVRVTLRNGSYHEDIGYGQIDNCTGKAAAFEKAKKEGTTDALKRALRTFGNVLGNCIYDKDYLSKVTKIKAVPTKWDVDSLHRHRDFAPLKKDPVIAPVAVRSEPHAEARNVSSRIPDIPTKLLDDPLSMDLENDFGSDAFDEADFGERHLSHPDEVILDDEPPPQIQHHRHNHPPAGPNVQSSTGNYAVSNCMITPSKPPQSIVQSDTALPAPADCITRQNVPQTNQYTTPKPQPPTRPQQPAHDSKFLVGKSTHSSRNLPPPLPCDQLKTKGETNIESKGNHSPLKPPSPFGSQIGQDSPSVEPGVWYSARAASVTEPGKPAPAFDPKFASPSIRKTLTIDHGKSAPVSRKTFQNVPPQMSSQTPHKAGMNIPPASQSSTPIPPRTIVDVTKRPGAGNFGSPARAPMTSSYRPPTRRSMTAAANNSSASDFPHGNSNQPLPTAQNLNGKRPLLSDIMNHESISNDNETAKKPKANDNTTGSAAAENNQ from the exons ATGCCAGC GCCCGGGGACCAACATAGATCCTATTCAGCAAACGTGAACGCCGCAAACCCCTTTGAAATACCTCAGCAGCATACAAACGAGTATACGGCGCAGGAGATTGCAACATTACAAAGTCGACTAGACAAACGCTTAGGTCCGGAATACATATCTTCGCGGGCAGGCCCTGGGGGAAAACGAGTACATTATTTGTCGGCTGATAAATGCATAAATCTTGCCAACGAGGTTTTTGGCTTTAATGGATGGTCAAGTGCGATTCAAAATATTCAGATTGACTTT GTTGATGAGCATCCCAAGTCTGGCAAAGTTTCGCTTGGGCTGTCAGTAATTGTAAGGGTGACGTTGAGAAATGGGTCATACCATGAG GATATCGGATATGGACAGATCGACAACTGCACAGGAAAAGCTGCAGCATTTGAAAAGGCCAAGAAAGAAGGCACAACAGATGCTTTGAAACGTGCCCTGAGGACATTTGGTAACGTCCTTGGTAACTGCATTTATGATAAAGATTACTTATCGAAAGTGACCAAGATCAAGGCGGTTCCG ACCAAATGGGACGTTGACAGTCTACATCGCCATAGGGATTTTGCGCCTCTAAAGAAAGACCCGGTTATTGCTCCAGTTGCTGTCAGAAGCGAGCCTCATGCAGAGGCCCGCAATGTTAGTTCGAGAATACCCGACATCCCCACAAAATTATTAGATGATCCCCTTTCTATGGATCTTGAAAATGATTTCGGCA GCGATGCATTCGACGAGGCAGATTTTGGAGAGCGTCATCTCAGTCATCCAGATGAAGTTATCTTGGATGATGAGCCACCCCCACAAATCCAACACCACAGACACAATCATCCCCCAGCTGGACCAAACGTTCAAAGCAGTACTGGAAACTATGCGGTCTCGAATTGTATGATTACACCGTCTAAACCACCACAAAGTATAGTTCAGTCCGATACCGCCCTTCCAGCCCCCGCAGATTGTATAACTCGACAAAACGTTCCTCAGACAAACCAATACACGACACCTAAACCTCAGCCTCCCACGCGACCACAACAACCTGCACATGATTCGAAATTCCTTGTGGGGAAATCTACACATTCGAGCCGTAACTTACCTCCCCCTCTGCCGTGCGATCAGTTGAAGACGAAAGGCGAAACAAACATAGAGAGTAAAGGAAACCATTCACCGTTGAAACCTCCGTCGCCTTTCGGCTCACAGATTGGACAGGATAGCCCCAGTGTCGAGCCCGGTGTCTGGTATTCGGCTCGTGCCGCGAGTGTCACTGAACCAGGAAAACCAGCGCCCGCATTCGACCCTAAATTTGCAAGTCCATCCATTCGGAAAACTCTTACTATTGACCACGGGAAATCAGCACCTGTGTCCCGAAAGACGTTTCAGAATGTGCCACCTCAAATGTCTAGCCAAACACCACACAAAGCAGGCATGAACATCCCCCCTGCAAGCCAGTCATCAACCCCTATCCCTCCTCGCACCATCGTGGACGTGACCAAGAGGCCAGGGGCGGGAAATTTCGGAAGCCCCGCTCGCGCACCAATGACTTCGTCATATCGGCCGCCAACACGAAGAAGCATGACGGCTGCAGCCAACAATAGTAGTGCAAGCGATTTTCCTCATGGCAACTCTAACCAACCTCTACCGACAGCTCAGAACCTAAACGGGAAGAGACCACTTCTGTCAGATATAATGAACCACGAATCTATCTCCAACGATAACGAAACCGCGAAGAAGCCCAAAGCCAACGACAACACTACTGGCTCTGCTGCCGCTGAGAATAATCAGTAG
- a CDS encoding uncharacterized protein (EggNog:ENOG410PYVX), with the protein MAEEIGEERIARLQTLQMEDLGIARRDYLSTRDEGPKQVLSLSRLEASRASNQEGTECHRLAKENKDKLDAWKNAWKTLGQAEGDDLAPMMEGQWHRYNLMQTIKSNGGQKYEAETDTSVHPRGRRAVGAPGGTGRGGGVIGARGRHQSISQRSSATVKERGKERTRGHDFTSGRPLDPARDINNPQSPQNRGGKGRGNARLRPATMRPRVPVSAHPNENHAPVLADTASFMAAVSVLRTAHVSSRPTAVSEKGHNTPINDSNRREPTHSEAGNIEPCKNAESAEIAKSVGKTVQIEKAKITQEKDVQRLHETIAELSNAEPTPERPVWDIIEVFGSPSSTKETQTDSMKKKVDQGFSSTLPQPVARMRRQKQVLDDGQIDRDNTSMPSVNFNSPTIMNDGSKAPTGAQSSTAVKPCKDTGMEQERNASENVSLITEEKRTHYIEDDDAEREVEELRQTLSAGYLLPSIRKLLTDRKKKLEDTLYFKETCPLPASMSTQPSGDETKQLDLAAVSAAPSPSGSTFVLSKVLRESQSEVAASRKIPMKGGQSRVKPADGNIQSHDTTQASNQLTLVNDEGNIIGNHLLPGRGNESEPELHVEVLSKMGEGKFQSKKGKDARSHARDVSTGSNASNIQRKTIHTRDNGNTSTSGKSSSQPLYGAQLKIRETAYLPQTAAAMQYAGQLSQNAAALAYQNAQLQASSHITGQKTNSVVTETETSPIRGREGYRNRGHTRTDSLGSRVGRSHPSEAVRISSHATSPPCSLRGDAFKSPQHASLLSGSKVNDENHVPKNLAKKSTQGLEASRWAPKAPGKQGISDEGAQLGLEASMWAPRRDEKSDSRGKGLMASRWAPQG; encoded by the exons ATGGCCGAAGAAATTGGCGAAGAGCGTATTGCTCGTCTTCAAACCCTCCAAATg GAGGACCTCGGCATTGCGAGACGTGATTACCTTTCGACACGAGACGAAGGCCCAAAGCAAGTGCTGTCCTTGAGTCGTTTGGAGGCTTCTAGAGCCTCAAACCAAGAGGGAACGGAGTGTCACCGTCTAGCTAAAGAGAATAAGGATAAATTGGATGCGTGGAAGA ATGCCTGGAAAACTCTTGGTCAAGCTGAAGGTGATGATCTCGCTCCTATGATGGAGGGACAATGGCATAGGTACAACCTAATGCAAACCATCAAATCAAACGGTGGTCAGAAGTACGAGGCCGAAACTGATACGTCCGTTCATCCGCGTGGCCGACGTGCAGTCGGAGCCCCTGGGGGCACTGGTCGAGGTGGTGGTGTTATTGGAGCTCGTGGACGTCACCAGTCAATTTCCCAAAGATC GAGTGCTACTGTAAAGGAACGTGGCAAGGAAAGGACCAGGGGACATGATTTTACATCTGGTCGTCCGTTAGACCCTGCAAGGGATATTAACAATCCGCAGTCACCTCAAAATCGGGGAGGAAAAGGCCGTGGCAATGCACGCCTACGACCAGCCACCATGAGACCTCGCGTTCCGGTTTCGGCACATCC AAATGAAAATCATGCGCCCGTGCTGGCAGATACGGCTTCTTTCATGGCAGCTGTTTCGGTGCTACGAACTGCTCATGTTTCTTCAAGGCCAACCGCAGTCTCTGAGAAGGGACATAATACTCCCATTAACGATAGCAATAGGCGTGAACCAACTCATTCCGAGGCTGGCAATATCGAACCTTGCAAGAACGCAGAGTCTGCCGAAATCGCTAAGAGTGTGGGCAAAACTGTGCAAATTGAAAAAGCGAAAATTACTCAAGAAAAGGACGTACAGAGGCTTCATGAAACGATCGCTGAGCTTTCTAATGCTGAACCAACACCGGAGCGGCCAGTTTGGGATATTATAGAAGTATTTGGGAGTCCTTCCTCTACGAAAGAGACCCAGACTGACTCCATGAAAAAAAAGGTCGACCAGGGATTTAGCAGCACCCTTCCTCAACCTGTGGCTCGCATGCGTCGCCAGAAGCAAGTTTTGGACGACGGTCAGATTGATAGAGACAATACATCGATGCCTTCGGTAAATTTCAACTCTCCGACCATTATGAATGATGGATCCAAAGCCCCCACTGGTGCTCAATCTTCGACTGCGGTTAAGCCCTGCAAGGATACAGGCATGGAACAGGAGCGTAATGCCTCTGAAAATGTTTCATTGATAACAGAGGAGAAACGAACACACTACATTGAAGACGATGACGCAGAGAGAGAGGTTGAAGAGCTTCGACAGACACTTTCAGCAGGCTATCTTCTTCCGTCTATTCGAAAGCTCTTGACTGACCGTAAGAAGAAGCTAGAAGACACTCTATATTTTAAAGAAACCTGCCCTTTGCCAGCATCAATGAGCACTCAGCCGTCCGGAGATGAAACTAAACAACTAGACTTGGCTGCAGTTTCAGCAGCTCCTTCACCAAGTGGAAGTACCTTTGTGCTATCAAAAGTGCTTCGTGAGTCACAAAGTGAAGTTGCGGCGTCGAGAAAAATACCTATGAAAGGTGGTCAATCTAGAGTGAAACCGGCGGATGGTAATATCCAATCCCATGATACGACTCAAGCTTCCAACCAATTGACTTTGGTTAACGATGAAGGTAACATTATTGGCAATCACCTACTTCCAGGCCGAGGCAACGAGTCCGAGCCCGAGCTCCACGTGGAGGTTCTTAGTAAGATGGGCGAAGGCAAATTTCAATCGAAGAAAGGTAAAGATGCGCGATCACACGCCCGTGATGTATCTACGGGTTCAAACGCGTCAAATATCCAACGCAAGACCATCCACACACGCGATAATGGAAACACCTCTACCTCTGGGAAATCATCCTCGCAACCTCTATACGGGGCTCAGTTGAAAATACGAGAGACAGCATATCTTCCCCAAACAGCAGCTGCCATGCAATATGCTGGACAACTATCCCAGAACGCCGCCGCTCTGGCTTACCAAAACGCACAACTTCAAGCTTCATCCCACATAACTGGACAAAAGACTAACAGTGTGGTTACCGAAACGGAGACCTCCCCTATTAGAGGACGCGAGGGGTATCGTAATCGTGGTCATACGCGAACTGATTCTCTTGGAAGCAGAGTTGGAAGAAGCCACCCGTCAGAAGCAGTCCGTATCTCCAGTCACGCCACTTCACCTCCCTGTAGCCTAAGAGGAGATGCATTCAAAAGCCCACAGCATGCATCACTTTTATCGGGCTCGAAAGTCAATGACGAGAATCACGTGCCAAAGAATCTAGCTAAGAAGTCCACACAAGGTCTTGAAGCATCCAGATGGGCTCCAAAAGCTCCAGGAAAGCAAGGAATATCTGACGAGGGCGCTCAACTGGGACTTGAGGCATCTATGTGGGCTCCTCGGCGTGATGAGAAATCAGACAGCCGCGGAAAAGGCTTGATGGCATCTCGCTGGGCTCCGCAAGGTTAA
- a CDS encoding uncharacterized protein (EggNog:ENOG410PG2H~COG:E~TransMembrane:11 (i161-180o186-209i230-255o275-296i308-328o348-368i380-403o423-446i467-484o490-511i523-545o)~BUSCO:6556at33183), with protein sequence MPKATDRLDVRETEANGHDPEEARSLLSHPVDDDDLVDHPEPSQSTRPPAPKRQSSLALPTLNNGQPRAPRTPNRVRFDLGDGTEEEPGRDSTSAAPDRSWLNEADYLDSEVHRSRSSTGQVAPLLTDIEAPIVTLATSNSDFFPEEYLESARPKSGLRNAFMNMANSIIGAGIIGQPYAFRQAGMVMGVILLVGLTCAVDWTIRLIVVNSKLSGADSFQATVEFCFGRTGLIAISIAQWAFAFGGMIAFCIIVGDTIPHVLAALFPSLKDLPFLWLLTDRRAVIVLFVLGISYPLSLYRDIAKLAKASTFALISMLVIVIAVITQGVGVQSDLRGDIKGSIFVNSGFFQAVGVISFAFVCHHNSLLIYGSLKKPTLDRFALVTHYSTGISMVMCLIMAFAGYLTFGSKTKGNVLNNFPADNVLVNIARLCFGLNMLATLPLEAFVCRSVMTTFYFPDEPYNAGRHLIFTTSLVVTSVVMALMTCDLGSVLELIGATSACVLAYILPPLCYIKLSSQGWKSKIPAVLCIIFGVCVLCMSVLQALVKIIRHEGGPMTC encoded by the exons ATGCCCAAAGCCACCGACAGACTCGATGTCCGCGAGACTGAGGCAAATGGGCATGACCCCGAGGAAGCTCGCTCTCTCCTTTCTCACCCCGTCGATGACGATGATCTAGTTGACCACCCCGAGCCTTCACAGTCCACGCGGCCCCCCGCTCCGAAACGACAATCCTCTCTTGCTCTCCCTACTCTCAACAATGGACAGCCTCGCGCACCTCGAACCCCGAACCGCGTTCGTTTCGACTTAGGTGATGGCACAGAAGAGGAACCCGGGCGGGATTCCACTTCAGCCGCGCCCGACCGATCATGGCTAAACGAGGCAGATTACTTGGATAGTGAAGTTCACCGCTCGAGGAGCAGCACAGGACAAGTCGCTCCGCTCCTTACGGATATAGAAGCTCCTATCGTTACTCTTGCGACCTCGAACAGCGACTTTTTCCCCGAAGAATACCTGGAGAGTGCAAGACCAAAAAGTGGCCTCAGAAACGCGTTCATGAACATGGCCAACAGCATCATAGGTGCTGGAATTATTGGGCAGCCGTATGCCTTCCGTCAAGCTGGAATGGTGATGGGCGTTATTCTCCTGGTCGGCCTTACCTGCGCCGTCGACTGGACTATTCGTTTGATAGTTGTCAACTCAAAGCTCAGCGGAGCTGACTCTTTTCAAGCTACTGTGGAGTTCTGCTTTGGGAGGACTGGGTTGATAGCAATATCCATAGCACAATGGGCATTCGCGTTTGGAGGGATGATTGCGTTCTGTATCATCGTTGGCGACACAATTCCTCATGTCTTAGCGGCTCTTTTTCCTTCACTGAAGGATCTTCCATTTCTATGGCTCCTAACAGACCGGCGTGCTGTCATCGTGCTTTTTGTTCTGGGAATATCGTATCCTTTATCGTTATATCGGGATATCGCAAAG CTCGCAAAAGCATCGACGTTTGCCTTAATAAGCATGCTTGTTATTGTTATTGCAGTGATTACCCAGGGCGTGGGAGTACAGTCCGATCTCAGGGGTGACATCAAAGGATCGATCTTCGTCAATTCGGGCTTTTTTCAAGCTGTTGGAGTCATATCTTTCG CTTTTGTCTGCC ATCACAACAGCCTGTTGATATACGGCTCCCTGAAGAAGCCTACTCTCGATCGTTTTGCTCTCGTTACTCACTACTCGACTGGAATCTCAATGGTAATGTGTTTGATAATGGCCTTTGCAGGTTATCTTACGTTCGGATCCAAAACCAAAGGCAATGTATTAAATAATTTCCCTGCCGACAACGTTTTGGTAAATATTGCAAGACT CTGCTTCGGCCTTAATATGCTGGCCACACTTCCGCTCGAAGCATTTGTCTGCCGATCTGTTATGACCACTTTCTATTTCCCCGACGAACCCTACAACGCGGGTCGCCATCTTATTTTCACCACTTCACTGGTTGTTACATCCGTTGTAATGGCGTTAATGACTTGCGATCTCGGCTCCGTCCTGGAGCTCATTGGAGCAACGAGCGCTTGCGTATTGGCCTATATTCTCCCTCCGCTTTGTTACATTAAACTCAGTTCACAAGGCTGGAAATCGAAGATTCCAGCGGTACTCTGCATTATATTCGGCGTTTGTGTTTTATGTATGAGCGTTTTGCAGGCATTGGTCAAAATCATAAGGC ACGAAGGCGGCCCGATGACCTGTTGA
- a CDS encoding uncharacterized protein (EggNog:ENOG410Q5HP) encodes MASHSVQLQPIPQIHDNGHVQLRVSGSLQAALSSAFASCPERLRATFENAWLWSDLCLSVAPQNYQVVTDEIKSGQVHVLLPLKRNFNYSAQLEMPRQQHLHSLVSCLDSHVQPPFGIPVATVRHIEASFEFMLTESASLGFAQNCYDLGRYPAAIPTDVCTRSGPLFHYSLGDNAEGSLSNPDEDWISLENDPTYSSQRSISSYSSDGYGTVAHLETSETGFPIKTVRCYASLLDLGLRNFLCHQPFRLEPDVEGGNTNENPDVLSNLASRILNLEYNRAIAQRISLIPVIAKGIHSLLSTTQSPELKSRLGSLARTYFDRYCLQDSSVSGTTNPTPDTRTILKCLLWTNAQNGLSSSDLMSKLSPLQTGIPCSISPSRGWTHYDSLPETKPTMDTPFEVFAQCLFDDGGRDEEELFFNHLDTSDGNQSLDGLLEVATQSPAQFSSPMLDGAVVDETLEYEIEMLDQSSQPSLSPKFPTSFANSDPILDDEDDGHMRIDADHDISFNNSFSSNITHFPVCSNEEMLF; translated from the exons ATGGCTTCGCATAGCGTCCAACTTCAGCCAATTCCCCAGATACATGACAATGGTCATGTGCAGCTAAGGGTGTCGGGCTCTCTTCAAGCCGCTCTGTCAAGCGCCTTTGCTTCATGCCCCGAGAGATTGAGAGCCACCTTTGAAAATGCATGG CTATGGTCTGATCTATGCCTGTCTGTGGCTCCGCAAAACTATCAAGTCGTCACTGACGAAATAAAATCTGGCCAAGTACACGTCTTGCTTCCTCTCAAACGGAACTTTAACTACTCGGCCCAGCTAGAAATGCCAAGGCAGCAACACCTGCACAGTCTTGTCTCATGCCTTGATTCTCATGTTCAGCCCCCTTTCGGTATCCCGGTGGCTACCGTTCGCCATATTGAGGCTAGCTTCGAGTTTATGCTAACAGAGTCGGCCTCTTTGGGGTTTGCGCAAAATTGCTATGACCTTGGACGGTACCCGGCTGCTATCCCCACCGATGTGTGTACTCGCAGCGGACCGCTCTTTCATTATTCCCTGGGTGATAACGCGGAAGGATCGTTGTCAAATCCGGATGAAGACTGGATCTCGCTCGAAAATGATCCTACCTATTCGAGCCAAAGGTCGATCTCAAGTTATAGCTCAGATGGCTATGGCACAGTGGCTCATTTAGAAACATCTGAGACCGGGTTTCCAATCAAAACGGTCCGGTGCTACGCTTCCTTGCTAGATTTAGGACTCCGCAACTTCCTATGCCATCAGCCTTTCCGACTCGAGCCCGACGTCGAGGGCGGAAATACAAATGAGAATCCCGATGTTCTCTCCAATCTTGCATCTCGTATACTTAACCTGGAATATAATCGT GCTATTGCGCAACGGATATCTTTGATCCCAGTGATAGCAAAAGGGATACATTCCCTGTTGTCGACTACCCAATCACCGGAACTCAAGTCAAGGCTTGGTAGTCTTGCCAGGACATACTTCGACAGATATTGCCTCCAGGATTCCAGTGTATCGGGGACCACCAACCCTACCCCCGATACCAGGACAATATTGAAATGTCTTCTCTGGACAAACGCACAAAATGGCCTATCCAGCTCGGATCTGATGAGCAAGCTCAGCCCGTTGCAAACTGGCATACCTTGTTCTATATCGCCTTCGAGGGGGTGGACTCACTATGACTCCTTGCCCGAAACAAAACCTACCATGGACACGCCTTTCGAAGTATTTGCACAGTGTCTCTTCGATGACGGAGGAAGAGATGAGGAAGAGCTTTTCTTTAACCATCTCGATACGTCTGACGGAAACCAATCGTTGGACGGGCTTCTCGAAGTAGCAACGCAATCGCCTGCCCAATTCTCATCACCTATGCTCGACGGCGCCGTTGTTGATGAAACCCTGGAATATGAGATCGAGATGCTCGATCAATCCTCGCAGCCGTCGCTTTCCCCCAAATTTCCTACTTCTTTTGCAAATTCAGACCCAATCTTAGATGATGAGGACGATGGGCATATGAGAATAGATGCAGACCACGATATCAGCTTCAACAACAGCTTCAGCAGCAATATCACCCACTTTCCTGTGTGTAGTAATGAAGAAATGCTCTTCTAA
- a CDS encoding uncharacterized protein (EggNog:ENOG410PQN8~COG:V~BUSCO:11270at33183), with protein sequence MSQFAAVDGGQLDPPDSRIPQLLSPNHDGAGQLANNKKEYITSGFESGTSRPPTPHGPGLPANFAEVVSGIYRSSFPLPDHFESIKKLNLKTIVTLVENEHSRQFKKFIKDNGITSYVIPIIANKDPKVFTSQNTVLEVLRILFNLDNHPVLVHCNKGKHRTGCIIACFRRAQGWSNTAAVAEYIKLCELVDRVGAQYWVASNLSERKDLRSTPGCHLNGNPKEVGECDGASALVLPSDPQQIYGLATCKLPS encoded by the exons ATGTCGCAGTTCGCCGCGGTGGATGGCGGTCAGTTGGATCCGCCCGATTCTAGAATTCCCCAGTTGCTGTCTCCGAACCATGATGGTGCCGGACAGCTTG CCAACAACAAAAAGGAGTACATTACCAGCGGATTTGAGAGCGGCACCAGTCGTCCTCCCACTCCTCATGGCCCGGGGCTTCCTGCCAATTTCGCTGAAGTTGTCAGTGGAATCTACCGGAGCAGTTTCCCGTTGCCGGATCACTTTGAGTCAATCAAGAAGCTGAATCTGAAAACAATCGT AACCCTTGTTGAAAACGAACACTCGCGACAATTCAAGAAGTTTATCAAGGATAACGGGATCACCTCTTATGTGATTCCTATTATTGCAAACAAGGACCCTAAGGTTTTCACTTCTCAAAATACTGTACTTGAGGTGCTCAGAATCCTTTTCAACCTTGACAATCATCCTGTTCTTGTGCACTGCAATAAAGGAAAG CATCGAACCGGCTGCATTATTGCATGCTTCAGAAGGGCCCAAGGGTGGTCCAACACGGCTGCTGTGGCTGAATACATTAA GCTCTGTGAGCTGGTCGACCGCGTTGGAGCTCAGTATTGGGTTGCAAGCAATCTCTCAGAACGGAAAGATTTGCGAAGTACCCCAGGCTGCCATCTCAACGGCAATCCCAAAGAAGTCGGTGAATGCGACGGAGCTTCCGCCCTGGTTCTTCCTTCAGATCCGCAGCAGATTTATGGTCTAGCAACCTGTAAATTGCCATCATGa
- a CDS encoding uncharacterized protein (EggNog:ENOG410PK4N~COG:L~BUSCO:9746at33183), which translates to MGESAKQLRYVDIGVNLGDPVFRGDYHGKKVHDDDLRDVIERAVNVGCQKFMVTGSDLQESKHAIQVARDHAGLCFATVGVHPCQAKLFDSYPQGPAAYLAEIKALALEAKESGHAVAFGEIGLDYDRLFLSPKDQQLKYFEAQLDVAVGVQLPLFLHSRAASEDFERILSSRLPKLPKGGLVHSFTGTMEEMQRLVALGLDIGVNGCSLKTEENLEVVKAMPLDRIQIETDGPWCEIRPSHASFKYVEDAPTLPKAVKKERWQKGCMVKGRNEPVTISRVAQVIARVKGITVEEVCEAAWNNSIKMFGLGEEISSS; encoded by the exons ATGGGGGAGTCTGCGAAACAATTGAGATATGTCGAT ATCGGCGTTAATCTCGGGGACCCTGTGTTCAGGGGTGACTATCACGGCAAAAAAGTACACGATGATGACCTCCGGGATGTCATCGAACGGGCTGTCAATGTCGGCTGCCAGAAATTTATGGTGACGGGCTCTGATTTACAGGAGTCCAAACATGCCATTCAAGTAGCAAGAGACCACG CTGGTCTCTGCTTCGCCACCGTGGGTGTACATCCCTGTCAAGCAAAACTGTTCGACTCGTATCCCCAAGGCCCTGCAGCTTATCTAGCGGAGATTAAAGCTCTGGCACTCGAAGCCAAAGAGTCCGGCCATGCTGTTGCCTTCGGAGAAATTGGACTGGACTACGATCGTCTATTCTTGTCTCCCAAGGACCAGCAGTTAAAATATTTCGAAGCGCAGTTGGACGTAGCCGTTGGGGTCCAGCTGCCTTTATTTCTACACTCCCGTGCCGCCAGCGAAGACTTCGAACGCATCCTTTCATCGAGACTTCCTAAGTTGCCGAAGGGCGGGCTGGTACACAGCTTCACAGGAACGATGGAGGAGATGCAGCGACTGGTCGCATTGGGCCTAGATATTGGGGTCAATGGATGTAGCTTGAAAACCGAAGAAAACCTAGAGGTCGTCAAGGCTATGCCGCTCGACCGAATCCAAATTGAAACCGATGGCCCTTGG TGCGAGATTCGACCCTCCCACGCATCGTTCAAATACGTCGAAGATGCACCCACATTGCCAAAAGCCGTTAAAAAGGAGAGGTGGCAGAAGGGTTGTATGGTCAAGGGCAGAAATGAACCGGTGACGATATCCCGCGTTGCGCAAGTGATTGCTCGAGTCAAGGGAATTACAGTCGAGGAAGTTTGTGAAGC CGCATGGAACAATTCTATCAAGATGTTTGGCCTGGGTGAAGAAATCTCATCAAGCTGA